One Anaerohalosphaeraceae bacterium DNA segment encodes these proteins:
- a CDS encoding M14 family zinc carboxypeptidase produces the protein MKPMKKKQCSVLVFSLIFISIFPILTSGCQPWPDRYAPQIVTPVTITPYSIGTSVEGRPIECYQFGSTGPTILVLGAIHGNEPASRVLADALKDYLIRNRYLYARQRILLIPVANPDGLAAGTRDNARQIDLNRNFPADNRLNNERFGQQPLSEPESQALYNLIETEKPVRILSIHQPYGCIDYDGPGKYLAQRMALWCPLPVQRIGALPGSLGSWAGESKGIPTITFEMKAEDTLLTQQQLWDKYGRAVVDFLIAP, from the coding sequence ATGAAACCGATGAAAAAGAAACAATGCAGCGTCCTTGTGTTCAGCCTGATTTTTATCTCCATATTTCCCATATTAACATCCGGCTGTCAACCCTGGCCGGACCGTTACGCCCCGCAAATTGTCACACCGGTTACGATAACCCCCTATTCCATCGGTACTTCCGTTGAAGGGAGGCCTATCGAATGCTATCAGTTCGGCAGTACAGGCCCGACAATTCTCGTGCTCGGGGCTATTCATGGTAATGAACCCGCCAGCCGGGTCCTGGCCGATGCACTCAAAGATTATTTAATCCGAAACCGGTATTTGTACGCCCGCCAAAGAATTCTTCTGATTCCGGTCGCCAATCCGGACGGTTTGGCCGCAGGGACACGCGATAACGCCCGCCAAATCGATTTGAACCGAAATTTCCCCGCCGACAACCGGCTGAACAACGAACGCTTCGGCCAGCAGCCTCTTTCCGAACCCGAATCGCAGGCCCTCTACAACCTGATTGAAACGGAAAAACCCGTTCGAATCCTCAGCATTCATCAGCCCTACGGCTGCATCGATTATGACGGTCCCGGAAAATATTTGGCTCAACGAATGGCCCTTTGGTGTCCGCTGCCTGTGCAGCGCATCGGGGCATTGCCCGGCTCTCTCGGTTCCTGGGCCGGAGAAAGTAAGGGAATCCCCACCATCACCTTTGAAATGAAGGCTGAAGACACCCTCCTGACCCAACAGCAGCTTTGGGACAAATACGGAAGGGCCGTGGTGGATTTCCTGATTGCCCCCTGA